In Meiothermus sp. QL-1, one DNA window encodes the following:
- a CDS encoding potassium/proton antiporter, which translates to MPKAELILLVVGVLLLLSVLAAKLGGRLGVPGLLLFLAIGMLAGSDGPGGIWFDNYALAQFVGTVALVFILYSGGLFTRWSAVRPILGAGLSLATLGVLFTMLLTGAFARYVLELGWLEALLLGAIVSSTDASAVFSVLRERAVRLRRHLKPLLEFESGTNDPMAIFLTVGLTTLLTQPAASGGQVLLLFVQQMTLGLLLGYLLGWGAVWLLRRLRLGFDGLYAVLSITLMLLVFSITAVLGGSGFLAAYVAGVVVGNQDFPRKTALLSFHEGMSWLMEIGLFLTLGLLVFPSQLPGVALPALLLSVFLMGVARPVAVFLSLPTARFGWNEKAFIAWVGLRGAIPIVLATFPLLAGVEAAQKIFNVTFFVVLFSVLVQGTTLPWVARLLRVRAEDEVPLSLAKEA; encoded by the coding sequence TTGCCGAAGGCCGAGCTCATACTGCTGGTTGTTGGGGTGCTGCTGCTTTTGAGCGTGCTGGCCGCCAAGCTGGGGGGTCGGCTGGGGGTGCCGGGTCTCCTTCTTTTTCTGGCGATTGGAATGCTGGCCGGCAGCGACGGGCCAGGGGGCATCTGGTTCGATAACTACGCCCTGGCCCAGTTTGTGGGCACGGTGGCGCTGGTCTTCATACTCTACTCAGGGGGGCTTTTTACCCGCTGGTCGGCGGTGCGGCCCATTTTGGGTGCCGGGCTTTCGCTGGCCACGCTAGGGGTGTTGTTCACGATGCTGCTGACTGGGGCCTTTGCCCGCTACGTTTTGGAGCTGGGCTGGCTCGAGGCCCTGCTTTTGGGGGCCATTGTCTCCAGCACCGATGCCAGCGCGGTCTTCAGCGTTTTGCGCGAGCGGGCCGTGCGCTTGCGCAGGCATCTGAAGCCCCTGCTCGAGTTCGAGTCGGGTACCAACGACCCCATGGCCATCTTCCTTACCGTGGGCCTGACCACCCTCCTAACCCAGCCCGCTGCTTCGGGTGGGCAGGTGCTGCTTTTGTTTGTGCAGCAGATGACGCTGGGTCTGCTTTTGGGTTACCTGCTGGGCTGGGGGGCGGTGTGGCTTTTGCGCCGCTTGCGCTTGGGTTTCGACGGGCTTTACGCAGTCTTATCCATCACCCTGATGCTTTTGGTCTTCTCCATCACCGCGGTGCTGGGGGGAAGTGGTTTCCTGGCGGCGTATGTGGCTGGGGTGGTGGTGGGCAACCAGGACTTCCCCCGCAAAACCGCCCTGCTTAGCTTCCACGAGGGCATGAGCTGGCTCATGGAGATCGGCCTCTTCCTCACCCTGGGCCTTCTGGTCTTTCCCTCCCAGCTCCCTGGGGTTGCCCTGCCGGCCCTCTTGCTCTCGGTCTTTCTCATGGGGGTGGCCCGGCCGGTGGCGGTCTTCCTGAGCCTGCCCACGGCCCGCTTTGGCTGGAACGAGAAGGCCTTCATCGCCTGGGTGGGCCTGCGGGGGGCCATTCCCATCGTGCTGGCCACCTTCCCCCTTTTGGCGGGGGTAGAAGCCGCCCAGAAAATCTTCAACGTGACCTTTTTCGTGGTGCTGTTCTCGGTGCTGGTCCAGGGCACCACCCTGCCCTGGGTGGCCCGGCTCCTCAGGGTGCGGGCCGAGGACGAGGTGCCCCTGTCGCTGGCCAAGGAGGCCTAG